In a genomic window of Mucilaginibacter sp. KACC 22063:
- a CDS encoding enoyl-CoA hydratase/isomerase family protein: protein MKFLKLEIKDRLAILTLDRGKSNALNTEMMQELIAAVIDLNADENIGGLVITGKENFFSAGVDLIEVYHYDEQQVKTFWATFLQMLGTLASFKKPFVTAITGHSPAGGCIIAICSDYRVMAKGDYIIGLNEIPVGIIVPDAVFQLYSFWLGQRKAYQYLLEGKLLKSEEALANGLVDELAEADDVLEAAEKKARSYMKFSPSTWQQSKLNLRKDLLQNINVDHSAGLDIMLKQWWAADTRAILKGMVDKLTNPVKK from the coding sequence ATGAAATTCTTAAAGCTGGAAATAAAAGATCGTTTAGCCATACTCACTTTAGACCGTGGTAAATCAAACGCGCTGAATACAGAAATGATGCAGGAGCTTATTGCTGCTGTCATCGATTTGAATGCTGATGAAAACATTGGCGGGTTGGTCATCACGGGTAAGGAGAATTTTTTTTCGGCAGGTGTAGACCTCATTGAAGTTTATCACTACGACGAACAGCAGGTCAAAACTTTCTGGGCTACATTCTTACAAATGCTGGGAACGCTGGCATCCTTCAAAAAACCGTTTGTAACAGCCATAACAGGCCATAGTCCGGCAGGTGGTTGTATTATCGCGATATGTTCCGACTACCGCGTAATGGCAAAGGGCGATTATATCATCGGCCTAAACGAAATACCTGTAGGCATTATAGTGCCCGATGCGGTGTTTCAGTTATACTCATTCTGGCTTGGCCAACGAAAAGCTTATCAATATCTGTTAGAAGGTAAATTGCTAAAATCAGAAGAAGCGCTTGCAAACGGCCTGGTTGATGAGTTAGCAGAAGCCGATGATGTGCTTGAAGCAGCTGAAAAAAAGGCACGCAGCTACATGAAATTTAGCCCGTCGACCTGGCAGCAAAGCAAATTAAATCTCAGAAAAGATTTACTTCAAAACATTAACGTTGACCACTCTGCCGGGTTAGACATTATGCTTAAACAATGGTGGGCAGCTGATACACGTGCCATATTAAAAGGTATGGTTGATAAATTGACTAACCCGGTTAAAAAATAA
- a CDS encoding SDR family oxidoreductase, with protein MQNITATGMLRDDAFKGKTIIITGGGTGLGKAMGTYFLKLGANLVITSRKLDVLQKTASEMEAETGGKVLPVACDVRNYDEIEDMLQKAIEAFGSVNALVNNAAGNFISPTERLSANAFSTIIDIVLKGTVNCSLALGKYWIKEKQTGNILNIVTTYASTGSGYVVPSACAKGGVVAMTRSLAVEWGRHQIRTNAIAPGPFPTKGAWERLLPGEMAEKFDFKNRVPLKRVGQHQELANLAAFLVSDYSGYINGDVITIDGGEWLQGAGQFNGLEMVTDVMWDGIEKMIRSAKGS; from the coding sequence ATGCAAAATATTACAGCCACAGGTATGTTGCGTGATGACGCATTTAAAGGTAAAACAATTATTATAACAGGTGGCGGCACTGGTTTGGGTAAAGCTATGGGCACTTACTTTTTAAAACTGGGTGCCAATCTTGTCATCACCAGCCGTAAACTGGATGTACTACAAAAAACAGCCAGCGAAATGGAAGCCGAAACTGGCGGTAAAGTTTTGCCGGTTGCATGTGATGTAAGAAATTATGATGAGATAGAAGATATGCTGCAAAAAGCTATTGAGGCTTTTGGTAGCGTAAACGCATTAGTTAACAATGCGGCAGGTAATTTTATATCCCCTACCGAAAGGCTATCAGCCAATGCCTTTTCTACCATTATTGATATCGTGCTCAAAGGCACGGTGAACTGCTCCCTGGCTTTAGGCAAATACTGGATCAAAGAAAAACAGACAGGGAATATTCTTAATATCGTTACTACTTATGCTTCAACAGGTTCGGGATATGTAGTGCCTTCTGCATGCGCCAAGGGTGGTGTTGTGGCCATGACGCGTTCTCTGGCTGTAGAGTGGGGCCGCCATCAAATCCGTACCAATGCAATAGCGCCAGGCCCCTTCCCTACTAAAGGTGCATGGGAAAGATTGCTGCCCGGGGAAATGGCTGAAAAGTTTGATTTCAAAAACCGTGTACCGCTTAAACGTGTTGGTCAGCACCAGGAACTGGCTAACCTGGCAGCCTTTTTAGTATCTGACTATTCGGGTTATATCAATGGAGATGTGATTACCATTGACGGCGGCGAATGGCTGCAAGGTGCCGGACAGTTTAACGGGCTTGAAATGGTCACCGATGTTATGTGGGATGGCATTGAAAAAATGATCCGATCGGCAAAAGGCAGCTAA
- a CDS encoding (R)-mandelonitrile lyase, with translation MEITKLGTKPSVKGPAEWFTGAVRIDPLFDANEARRGASAKVTFEPGARTAWHTHPLGQTIIITDGIGWVQREGGSVQEVRPGDVVWFEPDEKHWHGASATNAMTHIAIQENLNGKVVDWLEHVSEQQYQL, from the coding sequence ATGGAAATAACCAAATTAGGGACAAAACCTTCCGTAAAAGGCCCTGCCGAATGGTTCACCGGCGCTGTAAGGATTGATCCGCTGTTTGATGCCAACGAAGCACGCAGAGGAGCATCTGCAAAGGTTACTTTTGAACCCGGAGCAAGAACAGCATGGCACACGCACCCGCTTGGGCAAACCATTATTATTACCGATGGTATTGGCTGGGTACAACGTGAGGGCGGATCAGTACAGGAAGTACGCCCCGGTGATGTAGTGTGGTTTGAACCTGATGAAAAGCACTGGCATGGCGCTTCGGCTACAAATGCCATGACACACATTGCCATTCAGGAAAACCTTAACGGTAAGGTAGTCGATTGGTTAGAACACGTTTCAGAACAACAGTATCAACTGTAG
- a CDS encoding NAD(P)-dependent alcohol dehydrogenase — protein MEVNNVKAYGTEAAEASLDQLNINRRKPTAHDVEIDILYCGVCHSDLHTARNEWHNTVYPCVPGHEIVGKIISVGDHVTKFKVGDMVGVGCIVDSCRECEYCKEGLEQYCEPGMTGTYNSPDKYLQDTPTFGGYSESVVVDENYVLHIPDNLDPAATAPLLCAGITTYSPLHHWNVGPGKKVGVVGIGGLGHMAIKIAKAMGAHVIAFTTSQSKFDEAKRLGADEVVLSKDEEQMAAYRGKLHFILDAVSAEHDINAYLALLRVDGSLALVGAPEHPLPVAAFSLIPGRKSFAGSMIGGIAETQEMLDFCGKHNIAADIEMINIDQINDAYERLLKGDVKYRFVIDMASLKNK, from the coding sequence ATGGAAGTAAATAATGTTAAAGCTTACGGCACCGAAGCCGCAGAAGCTTCTTTAGATCAGTTAAACATCAATCGCCGAAAACCTACTGCGCACGATGTTGAAATAGACATACTTTATTGCGGCGTATGCCACTCAGACCTGCATACTGCACGTAACGAATGGCATAATACCGTTTACCCATGCGTTCCGGGACATGAAATTGTGGGTAAGATTATAAGTGTAGGCGACCACGTAACCAAATTTAAAGTAGGCGACATGGTGGGCGTAGGGTGTATTGTTGACTCATGCCGCGAATGTGAATACTGTAAGGAAGGCCTGGAGCAGTACTGCGAGCCTGGAATGACGGGTACATATAACTCGCCGGATAAATATTTACAGGATACACCCACTTTTGGTGGTTATTCTGAAAGTGTGGTTGTAGATGAAAACTATGTGCTACACATTCCTGATAATCTTGACCCTGCTGCTACTGCACCATTGCTTTGTGCCGGTATCACAACCTATTCGCCGCTGCATCACTGGAATGTTGGTCCGGGTAAAAAAGTGGGTGTTGTAGGTATTGGCGGCCTTGGCCACATGGCAATTAAAATTGCAAAGGCAATGGGTGCGCATGTTATTGCGTTTACTACTTCGCAATCAAAATTTGACGAAGCTAAGCGCCTGGGTGCAGATGAGGTGGTGTTATCGAAAGATGAAGAGCAAATGGCTGCTTACAGAGGTAAGCTACACTTTATTTTAGATGCCGTTTCTGCCGAGCACGACATTAACGCTTACCTGGCTTTATTGCGTGTAGATGGTTCTTTGGCATTAGTTGGCGCACCAGAGCATCCGCTTCCGGTAGCTGCTTTCAGCCTTATCCCGGGCCGCAAAAGCTTTGCCGGCTCTATGATTGGCGGTATTGCCGAAACACAGGAAATGCTTGATTTCTGTGGCAAGCATAACATCGCTGCCGATATCGAGATGATTAATATCGACCAAATCAACGATGCTTATGAACGCCTTTTGAAAGGAGATGTAAAATATCGCTTTGTTATCGATATGGCATCATTGAAAAACAAATAG